TAACTAAAAGAAAACATGGTCATCAACGTAATTCATGTCATATCTCAAGTGTCTGGCAGAAAATTATACCATTTTCCTttcaaaagtaattaaaaaaatcaaaatcatgACAATGCCTTATCCTGAGATATTTAAAATGTGTTCTAAAATTGAAAGGAATTGAAGGATCTTTCAACCTACGCTCTATGCTAAAACTTTCTGTTATTGGAATTTCTGCTTGAACATCATTATTCACTGTCCTTCGCAAAGGTGTACAAATTAAGTCGCATACCTATACAGCACCCAAGTAAATCAAATACATTAAACATCAGTCATTGTTAAGCTTGAGTTCAGAGACTTGCATAAAACTACCTCAGTCACTGCTTCTTCATCTTCCTCGTCCTAAAATGATGTATGGAGGAGGGAGTGGGAAGtaatgagtgtgtgagagagtgagagagagggagagaaggagagaaaaatAGACAAAACTTAAGAAAATCAAAATAGGCCATAACATAAATatggaataaataaataataccaTGATGAGAAAGTGATGGATGAAATTACATATGAAAAGAATAAATGAAGGCTGGAAAACTTGGAAACTGAAACCATGTTGTGGAGCAGAGTGATATCTTAAACAACGACTCCAATTTTTCCATCCCATTCgccccacccatctccctccgCCACCTCATGGACCCACAGTTCAgatagtcctgaactactatctacctcattggagaccctcggacggctcaattgtgatcatgtattgtctttccgctgactggtttgcacgcaacagaagcttgtcactgtacctcggagcacgtgacaataaataaactaaacacaccAAAAGGATGTCCACTTTTTAGTCAAGAGAACAGGTTCTCTGTGGGGAGTACTGTAGAAGCTCGGGATCAAATGAAAACTTAGGCCAACCACCAGAGCAGGTCCAAACCCTACCCAAGTGAGATTACATGATTTTTGCTTTCCCTGTATCTAACCCAGAGGCATTtattacaaacatagaaacatagaaaataggtgcaggaggaggccattcggcccttcgagccagcaccgccattcattgtgatcatggctgatcgtcccctatcaataacccgtgcctgccttctccccatatcccttgactccactagcccctagagctctatctaactctctcttaaatccatccagtgatttgacctccactgccctctgtggcagggaattccataaattcacaactctctgggtgaaaatgttttttctcacctcagtcttaaatgacctcccctttattctaagactgtggcccctggttctggactcgccgaacattgggaacatttttcctgcatctagcttgtccagtccttttataattttatatgtttctataagatccttcccctcatccttctaaactccagtgaatacaagcctagtcttttcaatctttcctcgtatgacagtcccgccatcccagggatcaaactcgtgaacctatgctgcactgcctcaatcacaaggatgtctttcctcaaattaggagaccaaaactgtacacaatactccagatgtggtctcaccagagccctatacaactgcagaagaacctctttactcctatactgaaatcctcttgttatgaaggccaacattccattagctttcttcactgcctgctttacctgcacgcaaactttcagtgaccggtgtacaaggacacccaggtctcgctgtacctcccccttacctaacctaacaccattgagataataatttgcccccttgtttttgccgccaaagtggataacctcacatttatctatattatactgcatctgccacgcatctgcccactcactcaacctgtccaggtcaccctgcaacctcctaacatccccttcacagttcacactgccatccagctttgtgtcatccgtaaacttgctagtgttgctcctaattccctcttccaaatcattaatatatatggtaaacagttgcggccccaacaccgagccttgcggcactccattcgccactgcctgccattctgaaaaggacctgttcactcctactctttgcttccggtctgccaaccaattttctatccatgtcaacaccctaccccctacAATTTATTGAATATTGTGCTTGCACTGATACTGCATCATAGGACATCAACACCTCAGATAAGCACTCCAGACTGACCCTAGCTCAATGTGTTTGGAACTGAAGAGCTACTTGTACTCTGGATGAAATTCCCAAATTGAAACCAAATTGCATGCGCAACATTTCCTGGAATCATCCTATCCCCGATTCAAAAAATGAcagattacaactgaaatattacAATGGAATGGGAACAGCACAAGAATGATTGATGAGATGACAAAAAAGAGGATGAAGCATGTAACAGATCTACCTCAGTTACAGGGTGCTCTTCTTCATCCTGAAGGAAGAAATTATAATAGGAATAATATTTGAATTATTAGCGATTAATAAGGTGAAATGTTTTGGTTAGTTATGATGGAGAAGGCAAATTTTTTAAGATGTGTAGATGTAATGAGAAGAACTCCAAGGCATTTGCACTCGAGATGCACTCGATGAAACTCACGAATAAGGCATGCTTGAAAATGAAAATTGTtacagtggatgtggatgtgttaATTTTGATGATAAAATAGTTTCTCAGCACTCAGAATCTAATGATCGAACCTCTGTAACTGGCTCCTCTTCCTCCTTGTCCTAGTAAAATTGATATAATCAAGTTAGAAACAAAACCAGGGAAGATAGAATGTAAGTATACAGCTGTGAAAGAGCTGTATCATGAAAAAGGCAAATTTCACTCTACCATGTACTTCTTACCTACCACTTGTTACCTAGAAGGATTTTCTATGTTCATAGTATATTCTTTAAAAAGTCAGATTCATTCAAGACACTCTAACATTTAAGTTGGCATTGGAAAAGAGTTCATGaacagaggtggaggggagagaagcAAGAGGAAGAGACCTTGGTAATTCAAAAGAcaggcacaaagcgctggagtaatgcagcatccctggagaaaataaaattaacgatgtttcgggtcaggatccttcttctgacagtatgatgaagggtcccgacacaaaatgtcgcccatcctttttcaccagggatgctgtctgacacgctgagttactccagcactttgtgcttatctttggtataaaccagcatctgcagttccttgtttctaccatggTAATTCCAGTGTGTGAAACGGGAAACAGTGCAATCTAAGTTAAATAAATTATAGATGAGGAACAAAAAGAAAAGGTTTCCCCAATTTCAATCCCAGTAAATGGTTTTTTTATTGGAAGTTCTTCCCCATTACATTTCCTTTAATCAACTGAACCATAGCAAAAATGTAAATGGTCCACAAAACTAAAATAACCCAACCTGTGTCCGAAGGTGCTCTGCTGTCTTTGTGGTGTAAAATCAGGGGATAGCCAGGGAAGCtggaggaaaggggagatgcacacAAACTCGCACCCCCTTCATCCCCTCCAATGAATCAAATAGTAAATGACAGCATCATTGCTTGTCTCTGATCACATGCACAAGCTGCTAATATAACCCATCCCATGCAAAGTGTTGTGCAAATATTTCTTGTGGCGAATTGGTCAAACTATGGAATGCAATTCTAAACAAAGCAAGTTAACTCAATAAGCTGCAAGATACCGAGAGGTGTAGGGACGCATATCTACAAATGACCCGAGCTTGCAGAACAGTTAAGGCCACATATACAAGTTTTAGATATAGCCATGTGACTGAATACAATAGCAGGGAAATAATACCAGAACAGTATAAAACTAGTTAGGACCCAGCTACAGCACCGCGTACTGTTTTGGTCACCCCACTAGATAAAGAAGGTATGATAACTGGAGTGGAGCATAGATCTTGCCCAAAACCAAGCATTTTAGATACCTGTACAAGGAAAACCTAAAGTTGTTTTCTTTGGGAATGGGATAACTAGCTGATTTAATCAGAAGGCTATGAGTGATCCTGTTAAAAGATCCATTTCCTAAAGTGCTAAAGTTAATAATCTGCCACCTTTAAAGCCATAAAACCTAAAATGGATGGTCACCTCTCCCAGCTATCAATTCCTTTTTTCACTTTTTCTCTCTAAAACTCTTGACAGATTCCAAccctgtccacacacacacacacacaaccacacacctgTCCAAAaaatggctgcctttttgaagtacAGGTgtagtactttaaaaaaaaaaaaaagagtttgaTATGCCAGTACCTGCATTCTGCCAATTTGCTTGTGATAATACTGCTGGATGAATGAAATTTTCCAACTGATCAGGAAGATCATAGCATTCATCACagttccccctcccactccatatcTCACACCTACCTGCCCCCTTCCTTCCACCCACCCCATAAGCAACCTTGGCCACAAATCTCTGACCTGTCACTAAAATGAATGAAAGCTGTTTAAAATGCCACATCCTACTCCTcaatattaaaataatttcaccaccatcccatttcTCCGATGATCTGACCTATGTGTTTGATGCTAAATCCACGAGCCTTCCAAGCTCCTACCTCATGGCTCTCTCATCTTCCCTTTACAGGAACTATGTCCATTCTGGCCAGCAGCGGGTATCTTTCATCTTGAGCTGTTTGCACTGCCTAGCAAGTAAAATTCTGACTTGGGGAAAATAAATTGGATTTTTGTCATCTTCCGATCAAGCTACATTTTAATCTCCAAACTCCTTCAGTCCTCCAATCATTGCCATCTGTGCTTCTTGCTTCTCCATCGCCTTGTTTCTTTGGGACTGCTCCACATATCAATGCTCCTGATATGCTCCTGCTCCTGCCACCTTTAAAGCCATGAAACCTTTATGGTCACTGGTCAACTTTATGGTCACCGGTCCTAGCACTCCCATAATCAATTCCCTTTTTAACTCTTCCCTGGAAAGTTGTAGACAATGATCATCACATATTTGCTGTCATTGCATTGCTACTGTAGAACATGCAATATAGACTAGATACCTCtttttccacaggttcaccatcaGGAGGAGACTCCTTAGTGGAAGAAATTGGAAAGGATAAATTAAAATGGAAGGCATTTATTTTTAATACAACCTCAATAACACGTGTTTCCAAAATGTATCAAAAGGTTAGAAGTGCATATGATTAGTTGAGATGAATATGAGATACAATCGAGATCAACATGTTAGATTATGCTTAGTGTTACTCATGATTAAAATGGCAGAGACCTCAGATTGTAAAAGCACTTTACAAAATCTGACAAAGCAAACGATATATCTAAATGCAGCAAAAACCTTCAAACTGCAACGATAATTTAATATTGACATCAGCAACTCTGATTGGAAAGTCTTGATTCACAAAGTACTGAAACACACCCTTTGGtccgagttcatgccaaccaactaTGTAGCTGCAACATCACgagaaggagtttctttagtcagagggtggtgattctgtggaattcattgccacagactgctgtacaggccaggccaatggatattattaagacagagattgacagattcttgattagtaagggtgccaggggttatggggcggaaggtaggagaatgggcatgagagggaaagatagatcagccatgattgatggcacagtagacttgatgggccgaatggccttattccactactagaacttatgaacatatgagcaATAAACCAATTCCATACCATCAGGTAccaatttacaccaaagatagacacaaggtgctggagtagctcagcgggtcagacaggaacTCGGGagaaaaaaggataggtgacggttaGTCTCGGGAACTTCTTCAGAATAATTTACAGACTATCCATTTACACCAattccatgtttaagaaagaactgcagatgctggtaaatcgaaggtagacacaaaatgctggagtaactcagcggatgaggtagcatctacggagagaaggaattgccgagtttcgggtcgagacaaggaaagaatgtaggcggagacagtaagattagtggaagaactgggaagggggaggagcgagaaagcaagggctgcctgaagttagagaagttaacgtttctctctccatcccctcccccttcccaattctcccacaagtcttactgtctccgcctacattcttttttgtcccgccccctcccctgacatcagtctgaagaagggtctcaacccgaaacgtcgccaattccttctccatagatactgcctcacccgctgagttactccagcattttgtgtctacaacaaTTCCATTGTATTTTCATTATATTCCTGTAATCATCAGTTTGCATGTAGATAAACAAATCAATATAATTCTGGCATACAATGCAatgagggttggtggaggggggtggatgtgaacGATGGGGCTAAGACTCAATAAACACCCTCTGCAGAGTGCACAAGATGAAAGCATTTGCTATATAGGAACAGAACCTGACTCATTTGTCCCAGAAGGCTGCACTGTTGCTCAATGATTGATCTGTTATTTAAAACCTCAATTTCCCCATATCCACTCACAATTTAACAGGAACAAAAAATGTATGAAAGGCTCAATGACAGTTGACCTTGCATCAAATATCATTTGCAAATGTACACTTCCCTTTGTACATGGAACTGCTCCCTTTCCCCAGCCTACTCTGGACTCCAACCAGTGGAAAACTCCCCAGTTCATGCAAGAGAACACGTCTGCATGCATGACCAGTGAGACACTGTTATTCATACCTGGGATGATTATTAGCAACTAATAGAAGTCTATGACAATACCAAGCAATGATCAGTATTTGACAAAAATCTTAAACCACcttcccttttttttaaaattcaattcGATATTTCAAAATGTTTCAGTGTTATCAAAGCCCACTATTAACACCCTTAAGCCACCTTTAAGTAAAAACTTAACTGAACCAACCACGTAAATCGTGTTGATACAAGCTTAAAGGGTAGTTATCTTGAAAAGTATGAATTACCACCCTACTTTCACAATCCTTCCACTGCAGAGGAAAAATGTACCATAATTACTAGAAATACTGCTATTTGCATGTTCATAACTTATAGGAgctgaataaggccattcggcccatcgtctactccatcattcaatcgtggctgatctatttatccctctcaaccccaatctgctgccttctccccataaccctgacacctacACAACATATAGATAAAAATTTGccgatccctgccttaaaaatatccattgacttggcctccgcagcagtctgtggtaatgaattagaTTCAGACTGGCCACCTTCATGGTTGGGGAAGGAATATTCCCAAATGCTGGATTATTCCGTTTCCCACTTTCTCCATTCTTCCTGTCCCCCATCTAACCCAGTATGGAGTAACTTAATTCAATTAGGTAGTTAGCAATGAAGATGAATATGAGAGGGTTATTAAGTGATCATTAGACATGTAATTTCTTGATCAatgtcaaattaaattaaatttgacTTGAGTTAGTAATTAAACTGGTGGCTAAGGCACAAAAATAATAAGAGGAATGTTTACAGGTTTGCGAGATTCTTCCTCAGCATCTTCTAGATCAACCATTTGGTGAGGAGGCTCCTCATCCTTTGCAGTTTTGTTCTCACCAATGTTTTCCTGCACACAGCAACATCAATATTTGAAGGGAAACAAAGCAAATACATTTTTCTTCACAAAATCCACGAATTCTAGAGGTTCTGACAAAAGGTGAAAGTTTACGGATGCTGTAAATTAAAACAAAGGGCATACACACTTGTTAGCATCGGTGCAGAGGAGACATGAGTGGGAGTCATCAGTACTGAAATAATATTCAATGAACTGCACAAAGGAGGAAGTTTTAAAGAATGGTGAAACTGGACATGCGTGAATGCAAAACAGGCAAGAGAGAGATTAGCACAATGTTGTTTCTTCCTGTGAtctaagaaagaaggaaaaacctAAGCCTGTCATCTTCTGCTATAAGTTCTATTGACTGTTTATCTATTTTGATAGAACATCGCATTGTTTGATGTCTACACAGATGTGAAAGTTGAATGCTGAGTTCCCCAGTGTATTTGTCTTCTCCCTCCAAGAAGATACAAACcagttttattaaaaaaaaaaaaaattctaccaGAATTGACATTTAGCATTAAATCAGCCAAAACTGTTATTAATTGTCATGGGCTACAAGTTAATGGCATAACTAATAACACCATTGTAGGATTATGTATTTGTATTTACATAAAACATAAGGTTGAAAAATTAATGTAGCAACTGATGGTGTGAATCTTCACAATTTGCTCCTGAAAATAAAATACTACCAAAAAGACATTGTCTGATGGTGCTGAAAATgatttttaaaagtgaaaaataccCTGCATAAATTTGGAAAACCATGTAATATCCTTCCACTAAATAAATAGTTTGTTGACTTAAGTGTACAGCATTTATAGTTATAACGTCAAACTGCATGACAAGCTTCTTATTACTCCAAGCAACTTTCTCTTTGAAAGTTAATTGTGTTAAAAAATATATTGCTCATTTACTAGATATCAGTTATTCATATTAAGGACTCTCACATCACttctatccacacacacacacattattgtTAAAAATGATAATGCATATACACAAAAAAACCATGCTATATAAGTACACCCAGAGCAATACAGGCAAATATATAATTACATTTATATCTGTTGACCGTTCATAGTGATTATGCAACATTTCATTATTTTCTCCAAGCTGATCATCGCTGGCTCTATGCAAGTGCTGTGCATTGGCATACCAAAGAAAGAAATGGCGGTGAGGGAAGAGTTGTGCCATGCCAATATGTTGCAAAGAACGACAAAGACAACATTATTGAGCGATCATTTCTTTTTCTTAATCAaaccattttttttaatgcattttagCATCTTTCCAGTTTTTACAAATACCTGCAATGAGAATAATTAGATTCTACTGGGTTCCATTGATACATCTAGATTTTTTTGTGGCCTGATGTTTTGACTAAAGTCAATCAATTCCAGATTTGAAGAAACAAATCCTTCCCTAGTTTCTCAGTTACATAACAAACATAAAATCCAGATATTTTCAAAGTATTTCCaacacagaaacaagttatttggCCCCAAGCTACTGTTGCTAATTATCCTCTGAGCCGTAAATGCAACATCACCCAACTGTTCTATCACAACACACTTTTATTATGACATTTTAATCCTTCCTTTGACAACCTGAATTCCAAGGCTATCAAATGCTTTGGTTTCAAGTTCCGTTGCCCCAATCCATTTTCATGCGCTCTGTTCTAACTTTCCTACATTTAATTTTATCTTTCTTTTCATTCCCATCGTGTGTTATCGATTTCAATGCTGCCAAGCCTTTCAGAATCTTAAGTACTCTATCAAATCTCTAGGATAAAGGGAGACATCTCAGACCACAGTGCTTCATCTTAGTTCCGTTTTCCGTTAATAACCCAAAAAAATGACAAAGGTGGCAATTTACCCCATCATATCAAAAAGGGCCTTCCAGCCTTTCAAAAAGCAGTCCATTAGTTGTAATTCATTGAAAGATAGCCAAGGTCATGAATGGGCCAATAAATGCAAGCCTCCAATTCTCATAATTGAGcaactaaatttttttttaaagcttcacTTCTCTAAAGAAAACCATCCCAGTCTTTACATTCTCTCCACATAAATGAAATTCCCTACACTTACAGTCACGCTGATAAAATCTtccctgtaatttcctgtaatgtAGTGTACAGAAAGGGACACAAGTTAATGGTCGAGGCCCAGTCATTTGCAAAATATTTATCTTAAATATGTTGATATCACAATTTGTGGCATTCCTTGGCAGGCCAAAGATTTGATCTGCCTTTTAAGTAACTTTATCAACAGGCCAAAACTTGTTGGCATGGACCTGCCATCTACAATCACCACCCACTGCAATCATCCTACTCTCATACTTTGCTGGAGACGAATGGATCTCTTGGTGACTCGAAGCATCCTAGATTACAGTTGCAAGTGCAGAATAGGGGTGTAAATAGCATAATGGagtaggtcccccccccccccccccgatacctGCCTAATAGCTTTGATatggacacatggaactgcagatggattTGATAGTTGGCAAAGATCATCccatttaaataatttaatttgcAATGCTTTCTGAATATCAGAGGCACTTAAATGCAGAGAATAAAATAACTCATTAAAAGCAAATCAATAAAGGAACGCTCAAGTTCTAACTTGTTGCAGAATCCAAGAACAATCTTTTCAATGCTAATGATTGGGAATCTCAGGACTGAGGCTAATCTCTCAAATGTCGACAGATGCGCTATAATATTCTGACAGGACGCATCATAGCCTGGTATGACAACTGTTTGCTTCTGGACTGTGTAAACCTGCAGAgaatggtgaacactgcccagtccatcataggaGTGTCACTTCCTTCCTTCAGTCTATCTTCAAAGTGCATTGTATCAGGAAAGCTGGAAGTATTGTCAAGAGTGCCTGTCGAATTGGTCATTCTCCTTTCTTCCTTCTATTtttcagaaggtacaggagtttgaAAGCTCGGACGTCCCAACTTAATAATATCTATTTCTCCACTCGTATAACAATCACCTTTGTCACACCCATTCCCAAAGGTGCTGCCCTGTACCCTTACCTCTACTTCTGGCTATTCCATTATTGTACATGAATAATTTTTTGCACTTTGCATTCCACCACAACTTTGCATCATTTTGCTGTTTCGCACTactcattgtatttattgttgtatttatcattattatATGTATCCTATTTACTCAGTGAGCATTgtctgaacaaggaatttcattgcatcccAGTGGTAtacaacaataaactaatctgtatCTCTAACATCTGGCTCCCTGGGGAAACCCAAATGAAAGCATAGTTCTCAGTAAAAAGTTGAAGCTTTTGGATTTGACTACACATGCACACAAGGGGCAGAGTTGAGAACATTTATCTGCAAAAACCAGGACATTGCAAGTAGTTGCAATCTGAAATTGATTGCATTTTTTGAACTCAGTTCTCCAGCAAACCCCTTATTTTACCAACACCTTTATATAGTTTTTTTATTCCTATTTTTAACTACAACACCATTCAATCAATCTACATGCTCTCTCATACGGTGATTTTCCTTAATGGAAACTGAAGTCGCAATTGGAAATACAGCGATTCTCTGAGGGTCCAGGTAGAGACGGGTGATAATATCACACCCAATAATATCCGTATTTTTAAATCCTACATCAACCCGAGCTTGGAAAAGCAAAGCAACTTCAATGCAAAACTAGACAATGAAAAAAATAAACATCTGGCAGCTTATGCTCTCAGTGAGACCTCAAATTAAACTACACACAAGAATATTATATATCCATTACAATTAATAATATGGGCCTAAGTATGGCCTTGGTAAGCAAACATTTGCTTGTGAAAGCCAGAAATTAATAGGGCTGCAATATTGCGTCAGATGGATGAATACGCAGTTAAATTAAACATCACAAGCACATTACAAAGCTTCCATTTTGGTGGGTTAAGGTCATCTGAGAGATAAATATTTGCCAGCCAAGCACTATGCAGCTTCGAAATAGAACTCTAACCAGTGATATGTAGTACATGCATCAAAACTAACCAGGTTCACTGACAGCCGGATAAGTTAGTTCGAGTGCAAACCACAACCAAACAAAAAGGATAAGGAAATATAATGTTTAATTACAAGGATTTCTTTATTTTCTGGAATTTCACCATTCTGGATGATTGCAGCCTGATGAGCTTCCTGGACCAGAGAAAAACCAAACACAAGAAACCGAATGTTATACATTTGCTAACTGTTATTAGACAAAGAGAAAATCAAGAACAGGGAAAACTGAAAGCTCAGTAAGTTCTTGAGTGTGTTGGTCCTCAGTCATTGAAGATGGATTTAGGTTTTCACAGCATCAGCAAGATTCAGAATTTTGAAGTGACCATTCAATCCTTAAATTGGACTAATTCTAAAACATTTAGGACTACAGGAAAAACATACGTACAGTACAAAGAATCTATAATAACAGGATATCTAAatctttttttaataaatatttttattagaagcatatacagtTAGTTAACAAGATCGAgctaatttcaaaaggtaaacaatcttccttttccatctttaaccaatctggttgttgatccatatcttccaaccagaagttcatatttttaatattaactgcccaaacataaaataaaaaaattggtaaaactaatcctccattcatcttggatttacataaatgtttttttacttattctatggttcttataatcccaaataaatctAAATCTGGGCAGCAAATTGCAGCTGTATTTGAAATATAATGTCCAAGGCAAAATATAAAAAAGTCTAAAGGTAAAGGATTGATTTATGTATCTTGCACATATTATTAACAAAACATTATTTAAAAGTATTAACAGCAATATACAATGCAAAA
The Amblyraja radiata isolate CabotCenter1 chromosome 14, sAmbRad1.1.pri, whole genome shotgun sequence DNA segment above includes these coding regions:
- the sh3bgr gene encoding SH3 domain-binding glutamic acid-rich protein isoform X1, with amino-acid sequence MVVKVFIANQSGSTAIKKKQQDVLGFLEANKIDFKEMDIAAHEENRKWMRENVPGEKRPQNGIPLPPQIFNDEQYCGDFESFFNAKEDNGVYAFLGLTPPPGSKEAHQAAIIQNGEIPENKEILHLHRASDDQLGENNEMLHNHYERSTDINENIGENKTAKDEEPPHQMVDLEDAEEESRKPESPPDGEPVEKEDKEEEEPVTEDEEEHPVTEDEEDEEAVTEDEEEVDES